From the Silurus meridionalis isolate SWU-2019-XX chromosome 5, ASM1480568v1, whole genome shotgun sequence genome, one window contains:
- the si:ch211-132p1.2 gene encoding proteinase-activated receptor 4 isoform X1 — protein MAVPVFSSCVVFFIFISILSLTPVSSTNTDTRNCSTPLFRPRTFMIKYTGCNATLYGKEKEEIQAATTVLLVPLLYLVSFVFGFPANLLALWVLLFRTKKFPSTILLINLTCCDLLLLLMLPFRIIYHFQGNNWMFGEGSCRLLIALFYGNVYGSVMCLMLIAVDRYVALVHPFGAKTLRSPKTSVLMSVVVWMVVLAAVIPLLASQQSYFISNLSITTCHDALPEERLKNFFVPYFTTLFFLCFLLPLIVVVFCYSAILHTLVAAGARYTHPALVTVLVLVVFIVCLLPSNVLLLLHYSIVSSKDYDELEVEFAQSYNGLYVPYMISLAISTFNSCIDPFIFYYVSEDFREKARKLLCCSKTFYESSGSSSGTMRSKVTLLSMSKKSNRPWKMVQQHHKGVT, from the coding sequence GTCCTCGCACGTTCATGATCAAGTACACCGGATGCAATGCAACACTCTATggaaaggagaaggaggaaatcCAAGCAGCCACTACGGTTCTCCTGGTTCCTCTCCTTTACCTGGTGTCTTTTGTGTTTGGGTTCCCTGCGAACCTTCTGGCGCTCTGGGTTCTTCTTTTCCGCACAAAAAAGTTTCCCTCCACCATTCTATTAATCAACCTGACCTGCTGCGACCTACTTCTGCTGCTCATGCTTCCCTTCCGCATCATCTACCACTTCCAGGGAAACAACTGGATGTTCGGAGAAGGTTCGTGCCGCTTGCTAATTGCTCTGTTTTATGGGAACGTGTATGGCTCGGTGATGTGCCTGATGCTCATCGCTGTAGACCGCTACGTGGCTCTGGTGCATCCGTTCGGAGCCAAAACCCTGCGGAGTCCCAAGACGTCCGTACTGATGAGCGTGGTGGTGTGGATGGTGGTGCTGGCAGCGGTGATTCCTCTGCTAGCATCACAACAATCTTACTTCATATCCAACCTTTCTATCACGACATGCCATGATGCTCTTCCTGAAGAGAGACTGAAAAACTTCTTTGTGCCGTATTTTACCACGCTCTTCTTCCTCTGTTTTCTCTTACCCTTAATTGTGGTGGTTTTCTGCTACAGTGCCATACTGCACACCCTAGTGGCCGCCGGTGCTCGCTACACCCACCCGGCTCTAGTCACGGTGCTCGTCCTGGTGGTTTTCATCGTTTGCTTGCTTCCCAGTAATGTTCTTCTGCTCCTGCACTACTCCATTGTCAGCAGCAAAGATTATGATGAGCTTGAAGTGGAATTTGCTCAAAGTTACAATGGACTCTATGTACCCTACATGATCAGCCTCGCCATCAGCACCTTCAACAGCTGCATCGACCCCTTCATCTTCTATTATGTCTCAGAGGACTTCAGAGAGAAAGCCAGGAAGTTGCTCTGCTGCTCGAAAACCTTTTATGAATCTTCTGGAAGCTCCTCTGGAACAATGAGATCAAAGGTCACACTGCTGTCCATGTCAAAGAAATCTAATAGACCTTGGAAAATGGTGCAGCAACATCATAAAGGGGTCACTTAA
- the si:ch211-132p1.2 gene encoding proteinase-activated receptor 4 isoform X2 yields the protein MIPALRPSRMSDICGPRTFMIKYTGCNATLYGKEKEEIQAATTVLLVPLLYLVSFVFGFPANLLALWVLLFRTKKFPSTILLINLTCCDLLLLLMLPFRIIYHFQGNNWMFGEGSCRLLIALFYGNVYGSVMCLMLIAVDRYVALVHPFGAKTLRSPKTSVLMSVVVWMVVLAAVIPLLASQQSYFISNLSITTCHDALPEERLKNFFVPYFTTLFFLCFLLPLIVVVFCYSAILHTLVAAGARYTHPALVTVLVLVVFIVCLLPSNVLLLLHYSIVSSKDYDELEVEFAQSYNGLYVPYMISLAISTFNSCIDPFIFYYVSEDFREKARKLLCCSKTFYESSGSSSGTMRSKVTLLSMSKKSNRPWKMVQQHHKGVT from the coding sequence GTCCTCGCACGTTCATGATCAAGTACACCGGATGCAATGCAACACTCTATggaaaggagaaggaggaaatcCAAGCAGCCACTACGGTTCTCCTGGTTCCTCTCCTTTACCTGGTGTCTTTTGTGTTTGGGTTCCCTGCGAACCTTCTGGCGCTCTGGGTTCTTCTTTTCCGCACAAAAAAGTTTCCCTCCACCATTCTATTAATCAACCTGACCTGCTGCGACCTACTTCTGCTGCTCATGCTTCCCTTCCGCATCATCTACCACTTCCAGGGAAACAACTGGATGTTCGGAGAAGGTTCGTGCCGCTTGCTAATTGCTCTGTTTTATGGGAACGTGTATGGCTCGGTGATGTGCCTGATGCTCATCGCTGTAGACCGCTACGTGGCTCTGGTGCATCCGTTCGGAGCCAAAACCCTGCGGAGTCCCAAGACGTCCGTACTGATGAGCGTGGTGGTGTGGATGGTGGTGCTGGCAGCGGTGATTCCTCTGCTAGCATCACAACAATCTTACTTCATATCCAACCTTTCTATCACGACATGCCATGATGCTCTTCCTGAAGAGAGACTGAAAAACTTCTTTGTGCCGTATTTTACCACGCTCTTCTTCCTCTGTTTTCTCTTACCCTTAATTGTGGTGGTTTTCTGCTACAGTGCCATACTGCACACCCTAGTGGCCGCCGGTGCTCGCTACACCCACCCGGCTCTAGTCACGGTGCTCGTCCTGGTGGTTTTCATCGTTTGCTTGCTTCCCAGTAATGTTCTTCTGCTCCTGCACTACTCCATTGTCAGCAGCAAAGATTATGATGAGCTTGAAGTGGAATTTGCTCAAAGTTACAATGGACTCTATGTACCCTACATGATCAGCCTCGCCATCAGCACCTTCAACAGCTGCATCGACCCCTTCATCTTCTATTATGTCTCAGAGGACTTCAGAGAGAAAGCCAGGAAGTTGCTCTGCTGCTCGAAAACCTTTTATGAATCTTCTGGAAGCTCCTCTGGAACAATGAGATCAAAGGTCACACTGCTGTCCATGTCAAAGAAATCTAATAGACCTTGGAAAATGGTGCAGCAACATCATAAAGGGGTCACTTAA
- the si:ch211-132p1.2 gene encoding proteinase-activated receptor 4 isoform X3 → MIKYTGCNATLYGKEKEEIQAATTVLLVPLLYLVSFVFGFPANLLALWVLLFRTKKFPSTILLINLTCCDLLLLLMLPFRIIYHFQGNNWMFGEGSCRLLIALFYGNVYGSVMCLMLIAVDRYVALVHPFGAKTLRSPKTSVLMSVVVWMVVLAAVIPLLASQQSYFISNLSITTCHDALPEERLKNFFVPYFTTLFFLCFLLPLIVVVFCYSAILHTLVAAGARYTHPALVTVLVLVVFIVCLLPSNVLLLLHYSIVSSKDYDELEVEFAQSYNGLYVPYMISLAISTFNSCIDPFIFYYVSEDFREKARKLLCCSKTFYESSGSSSGTMRSKVTLLSMSKKSNRPWKMVQQHHKGVT, encoded by the coding sequence ATGATCAAGTACACCGGATGCAATGCAACACTCTATggaaaggagaaggaggaaatcCAAGCAGCCACTACGGTTCTCCTGGTTCCTCTCCTTTACCTGGTGTCTTTTGTGTTTGGGTTCCCTGCGAACCTTCTGGCGCTCTGGGTTCTTCTTTTCCGCACAAAAAAGTTTCCCTCCACCATTCTATTAATCAACCTGACCTGCTGCGACCTACTTCTGCTGCTCATGCTTCCCTTCCGCATCATCTACCACTTCCAGGGAAACAACTGGATGTTCGGAGAAGGTTCGTGCCGCTTGCTAATTGCTCTGTTTTATGGGAACGTGTATGGCTCGGTGATGTGCCTGATGCTCATCGCTGTAGACCGCTACGTGGCTCTGGTGCATCCGTTCGGAGCCAAAACCCTGCGGAGTCCCAAGACGTCCGTACTGATGAGCGTGGTGGTGTGGATGGTGGTGCTGGCAGCGGTGATTCCTCTGCTAGCATCACAACAATCTTACTTCATATCCAACCTTTCTATCACGACATGCCATGATGCTCTTCCTGAAGAGAGACTGAAAAACTTCTTTGTGCCGTATTTTACCACGCTCTTCTTCCTCTGTTTTCTCTTACCCTTAATTGTGGTGGTTTTCTGCTACAGTGCCATACTGCACACCCTAGTGGCCGCCGGTGCTCGCTACACCCACCCGGCTCTAGTCACGGTGCTCGTCCTGGTGGTTTTCATCGTTTGCTTGCTTCCCAGTAATGTTCTTCTGCTCCTGCACTACTCCATTGTCAGCAGCAAAGATTATGATGAGCTTGAAGTGGAATTTGCTCAAAGTTACAATGGACTCTATGTACCCTACATGATCAGCCTCGCCATCAGCACCTTCAACAGCTGCATCGACCCCTTCATCTTCTATTATGTCTCAGAGGACTTCAGAGAGAAAGCCAGGAAGTTGCTCTGCTGCTCGAAAACCTTTTATGAATCTTCTGGAAGCTCCTCTGGAACAATGAGATCAAAGGTCACACTGCTGTCCATGTCAAAGAAATCTAATAGACCTTGGAAAATGGTGCAGCAACATCATAAAGGGGTCACTTAA